In Antechinus flavipes isolate AdamAnt ecotype Samford, QLD, Australia chromosome 3, AdamAnt_v2, whole genome shotgun sequence, a genomic segment contains:
- the CXCR4 gene encoding C-X-C chemokine receptor type 4, with the protein MGSNSGDDLYPYTGPIIEFHDNSTDGFGSGDYDGKEPCFRQENADFNRIFLPTVYSIIFLTGIVGNGLVIIVVGYQKKLRSMTDKYRLHLSVADLLFVITLPFWAVDAAASWYFGNFLCKAVHVIYTVNLYGSVLILAFISLDRYLAIVHATNSQRPRKLLAEKIVYLGVWLPAVLLTVPDFIFAKTSEGTGRTFCDRQYPHEKWIISFQFQHILVGLVLPGLIILTCYCIIISKLSHSKGHQKRKALKTTVILILAFFACWLPYYIGISIDIFVLLEVIKQDCDFDNAVHKWISITEAVAFFHCCLNPILYAFLGAKFKTSAQNALTSVSRGSSLKILSKGKRGGHSSVSTESESSSFHSS; encoded by the exons ATGGGTTCAAACAGCGGAGATGATCTGTAT CCCTATACAGGCCCCATCATTGAGTTTCATGATAACAGTACAGATGGGTTTGGCTCAGGTGATTACGATGGTAAAGAACCGTGTTTCCGGCAAGAAAACGCAGATTTCAACCGCATCTTTCTACCTACGGTGTATTCCATCATCTTTTTGACCGGCATTGTGGGCAATGGATTGGTTATCATTGTCGTGGGTTACCAGAAGAAGTTGAGAAGCATGACTGACAAGTACAGGCTGCACCTATCGGTAGCTGATCTTCTGTTTGTTATCACTCTACCTTTTTGGGCTGTGGATGCTGCTGCAAGCTGGTACTTTGGAAATTTCCTGTGCAAGGCGGTACATGTCATATATACAGTCAATCTGTATGGCAGTGTCTTGATTCTGGCTTTTATTAGTTTAGATCGATACCTGGCAATCGTTCATGCAACCAACAGTCAGAGACCAAGAAAGTTGTTGGCAGAAAAGATAGTATATTTAGGTGTGTGGCTGCCTGCTGTCCTGCTGACAGTTCCTGATTTCATTTTTGCCAAGACAAGTGAAGGTACTGGAAGGACTTTTTGTGACCGGCAGTACCCTCATGAGAAGTGGATTATTTCTTTCCAGTTTCAGCATATCCTAGTTGGACTTGTTTTACCTGGCCTGATCATCCTGACATGTTACTGCATTATCATCTCCAAGTTGTCACATTCTAAGGGTCACCAGAAACGAAAAGCTCTGAAGACAACAGTCATACTTATCCTGGCTTTTTTCGCCTGCTGGCTGCCTTACTATATTGGAATCAGTATAGACATATTTGTACTCCTGGAGGTGATCAAGCAGGACTGTGATTTTGACAACGCAGTGCACAAATGGATCTCCATCACAGAGGCAGTggctttttttcattgttgtctgAATCCCATCCTCTATGCCTTCCTTGGTGCCAAATTTAAAACTTCTGCACAGAATGCACTGACATCAGTTAGCAGAGGCTCAAGCCTTAAGATACTTTCAAAGGGCAAAAGGGGAGGACATTCTTCTGTTTCTACTGAGTCAGAATCCTCAAGTTTCCACTCCAGCTAA